In one window of Tenrec ecaudatus isolate mTenEca1 chromosome 3, mTenEca1.hap1, whole genome shotgun sequence DNA:
- the TMEM128 gene encoding transmembrane protein 128 produces the protein MDARRSREALRRRYLFSPDAEAPLSGEGDAGPETSAAVETKDKPLPRLNVHSGFWILASIAVTYYADFFRTVRENLHTSSWFLLGGAFLLVSLSIAFYCIVFLEWYRGVSDYDTRHPTLIPITTATFIAAGLCFNVALWHVWSFFTPLLLFTQFMGVVMLISLLG, from the exons ATGGACGCTCGGCGATCCCGAGAGGCGCTCCGGCGGCGGTACCTGTTCTCGCCGGACGCCGAGGCTCCGCTGAGCGGGGAGGGCGACGCCGGGCCGG AAACTTCCGCAGCTGTTGAGACTAAGGATAAACCTCTTCCCAGACTTAATGTCCATTCTGGATTCTGGATTCTGGCGTCCATTGCTGTGACCTATTATGCTGACTTCTTCAGAACCGTGCGAGAGAACCTCCACACGAGTAG CtggttcctccttggaggcgccTTCCTGCTCGTCAGCCTGTCGATTGCCTTTTACTGCATCGTCTTCCTGGAGTGGTACCGCGGGGTCAGCGATTACGACACCCGGCACCCCACCCTGATTCCCATCACGACCGCGACGTTCATCGCAGCTGGCCTCTG cTTCAATGTGGCGCTGTGGCACGTGTGGTCCTTCTTCACTCCGTTGCTGCTGTTCACCCAGTTCATGGGCGTGGTGATGCTCATCTCCCTCCTTGGCTGA